A section of the Triticum dicoccoides isolate Atlit2015 ecotype Zavitan chromosome 7A, WEW_v2.0, whole genome shotgun sequence genome encodes:
- the LOC119332279 gene encoding crooked neck-like protein 1: MALTTRGGGGADQAQPPPAPDASLGFLTKRDTEVKLPRATRVKNKTPAGVQITAEQILREARERQEPEIRPPKQKITDVHELADYRLRERKRFEDLIRRVRWSVSAWVKYAKWEEGQKDFARARSVYERALDVAHRDHTLWLKYAEFEMRNRYVNHARNVWDRAVSLLPRIDQLWYKYIHMEELLGAVANARQVFERWMGWRPDIAGWNSYIKFELRYGEVERARAIYERFVAEHPRPDTFIRYAKFEMKRGEVERARRVYERAADLLVDDEDAEVLFVAFAEFEEKCREVERARAIYKYALDRVPKGRAEDLYRKFLAFEKQFGDREGIEDAIVGKRRFQYEDEVRKNPLNYDSWFDYIRLEESVGNKDRIRDVYERSIANVPPAEEKRYWQRYIYLWINYALYEELDAQDMERTREVYRECLKLIPHKKFTFAKLWLMAAQFEIRQKNIKAARQILGNAIGMAPKGKIFKKYIEIELYLGNFDRCRTLYEKYIEWSPANCYAWRKYAELEKNLSETDRARSIYELAIAQPALDTPEVLWKEYLQFEIDEDEFDRARELYERLLDRTKHLKVWISFAEFEASAGLGEDAESEENKNDAGYQEQQLERVRRCRSVFERAFDYFRTNAAELKEERAMLLEEWLKKELSFGDLGDVTLVQKKAPRKVKRKRPLPTDDGSNIAYEEYIDYIFPDEVTLAPNLKILEAAYKWKKQKANDTEDD, translated from the exons ATGGCGCTCAccacccgcggcggcggcggcgccgaccaAGCGCAGCCTCCGCCGGCCCCCGACGCGAGCCTCGGCTTCCTCACGAAGCGCGACACGGAGGTCAAGCTCCCCCGCGCGACGCGGGTGAAGAACAAGACGCCCGCGGGGGTCCAGATTACCGCCGAGCAGATCCTCCGGGAGGCCCGGGAGCGGCAGGAGCCCGAGATCCGCCCGCCCAAGCAGAAGATAACCGATGTCCACGAGCTCGCGGATTACCGGCTCCGCGAGCGCAAGAGGTTCGAGGACCTCATTCGCCGCGTCCGCTGGAGCGTCTCGGCGTGGGTCAAGTATGCCAAGTGGGAGGAGGGGCAGAAGGACTTCGCCCGGGCTCGCTCCGTCTACGAGCGCGCCCTGGACGTCGCCCACCGCGACCACACCCTGTGGCTCAAGTATGCCGAGTTCGAGATGCGCAACCGGTATGTCAACCATGCCAGGAACGTCTGGGACCGTGCCGTCTCGCTCCTACCCCGCATCGACCAGCTGTGGTACAAGTATATCCATATGGAGGAGCTGCTTGGTGCTGTCGCCAATGCTCGGCAGGTCTTTGAGCGCTGGATGGGGTGGCGCCCTGATATCGCTGGCTGGAACTCATACATCAAGTTTGAGCTGCGATATGGGGAGGTTGAGCGCGCTAGGGCAATCTATGAGCGGTTTGTCGCCGAGCACCCGCGGCCCGACACGTTCATCCGGTATGCCAAGTTTGAGATGAAACGGGGAGAAGTAGAGCGGGCACGGCGTGTGTATGAGCGTGCAGCGGACCTGCTTGTGGATGATGAAGATGCGGAGGTGCTGTTTGTAGCATTTGCTGAGTTCGAGGAAAAGTGCCGGGAGGTGGAGCGTGCTCGTGCGATATACAAGTATGCGCTTGACAGAGTGCCAAAGGGCAGGGCTGAGGATCTTTACAGGAAGTTCCTGGCATTTGAGAAACAATTTGGTGACCGTGAGGGGATTGAGGATGCCATTGTGGGCAAGCGGAGATTCCAATATGAAGATGAGGTGAGGAAGAACCCACTCAATTACGACTCATGGTTTGATTACATCAGGCTGGAGGAGAGCGTCGGGAACAAGGACAGGATCAGGGATGTGTACGAGAGGAGTATCGCAAATGTTCCTCCTGCAGAAGAGAAGCGGTACTGGCAGAGGTATATCTACCTTTGGATAAACTATGCTTTGTATGAGGAACTTGATGCACAGGACATGGAAAGGACCCGGGAGGTCTATAGGGAGTGTCTGAAACTCATTCCACACAAGAAATTTACTTTTGCTAAGCTGTGGCTGATGGCCGCGCAGTTTGAGATAAGACAGAAGAACATAAAGGCTGCACGGCAGATTCTCGGTAATGCAATAGGTATGGCGCCCAAGGGGAAAATATTCAAAAAGTACATTGAGATCGAGCTTTATCTGGGCAACTTTGACCGCTGTAGAACTCTATATGAAAAATATATCGAATGGTCTCCAGCAAATTGTTATGCCTGGAGGAAGTATGCCGAACTGGAAAAAAACCTTAGTGAGACTGATCGTGCTCGATCAATATATGAGCTTGCTATCGCTCAGCCAGCCCTTGATACGCCTGAAGTTCTATGGAAG GAGTACTTGCAGTTTGAAATTGATGAAGATGAATTTGATAGAGCAAGAGAACTCTATGAGAGACTGCTTGATAGAACAAAGCATTTGAAGGTATGGATCAGCTTTGCTGAATTCGAGGCCTCAGCTGGCTTGGGAGAAGACGCTGAAAGTGAGGAGAATAAGAATGATGCTGGTTATCAGGAACAGCAGCTCGAGCGGGTCCGGAGGTGTCGGT CTGTCTTTGAAAGGGCATTCGACTACTTCAGGACAAATGCCGCAGAGCTAAAGGAAGAAAGAGCGATGCTCCTGGAAGAATGGCTCAAAAAAGAGTTGAGCTTTGGTGATCTTGGTGATGTCACGTTAGTGCAGAAGAAGGCGCCAAGGAAAGTCAAGAGGAAGAGACCACTCCCCACAGACGATGGCTCCAATATTGC GTACGAGGAGTACATTGATTATATCTTCCCTGATGAAGTCACTTTGGCGCCGAACCTTAAGATACTGGAAGCTGCTTATAAGTGGAAGAAGCAGAAGGCAAACGACACGGAGGACGACTGA